One window of the Anaeromyxobacter dehalogenans 2CP-C genome contains the following:
- a CDS encoding glutamine--tRNA ligase/YqeY domain fusion protein, which translates to MSDAPRPRNFLAEIVEADLAAGRNGGRVVTRFPPEPNGYLHIGHSKSILLNFGLARAYGGRTHLRFDDTNPVTEETEYVEAIQDDVRWLGGDWGGHLYFASDFFDRMYACAERLVGEGLAYVDTQPQEAIREQRGSFDRPGVNSPFRGRSVAENLDLLRRMKAGEFPDGAAVLRAKIDMSHPNVLMRDPLLYRVRHARHHRTGDAWCIYPMYDFAHPLEDACEGVTHSICTLEFESNRELYDWVLDHTGPWDPRPRQYEFARLALGYTVMSKRKLLRLVNEKRVSGWDDPRMPTVAGMRRRGVTPEALRDFADLIGVAKNNSLVDIGKLEFAIRADLERRSPRAMAVVHPLAVSIENWPAGKVEELDLPWWPGEPERGGSRKVPFGGELFIERDDFALDPPKDWKRLAPGREVRLAGAYVIRCDEVVRGPGGEVRALRCTYDPASGTGEGAARRAGGTLHWVHAGLSAPAEVRMYDRLFAVEQPDAEEDFLAALNPGSLSVAKGARVEPALRDALPGSRYQFLRQGYFFADPVDSVPGAPVWNRTITLKDTWSARAREAAPAPAPAPRRAREPRREEAAAAPAAPRRSRAEARAELRAANPALAARHAHYLSALRLPADDADLLAADPGTAAYFDAAVAAGARPATAAKWLLNDLAGLAGDRALAALPLDGAAFGRFAALVDAGRLTPAAAKTLLAELAAGGGDPEARMQALGLERREDAGALEAALERALAAHAAEAARYRAGEQKLLGVLLGAVMREVGGAADAAQVRAALQKKLG; encoded by the coding sequence ATGAGCGACGCCCCTCGCCCCAGGAACTTCCTCGCGGAGATCGTCGAGGCCGACCTGGCCGCCGGCCGGAACGGCGGCCGCGTGGTCACCCGGTTCCCGCCCGAGCCCAACGGCTACCTCCACATCGGCCACTCGAAGTCGATCCTGCTCAACTTCGGGCTGGCCCGCGCCTACGGCGGCCGGACCCACCTCCGGTTCGACGACACCAACCCGGTGACCGAGGAGACCGAGTACGTCGAGGCGATCCAGGACGACGTCCGGTGGCTGGGCGGCGACTGGGGCGGCCACCTGTACTTCGCGTCCGACTTCTTCGACCGGATGTACGCCTGCGCCGAGCGCCTGGTGGGCGAGGGGCTCGCCTACGTGGACACCCAGCCGCAGGAGGCGATCCGCGAGCAGCGCGGCAGCTTCGACCGCCCCGGCGTGAACAGCCCGTTCCGCGGCCGATCCGTCGCCGAGAACCTGGACCTGCTGCGCCGCATGAAGGCGGGCGAGTTCCCGGACGGCGCCGCGGTGCTGCGCGCGAAGATCGACATGAGCCACCCGAACGTGCTCATGCGCGATCCGCTGCTGTACCGGGTCCGCCACGCCCGGCACCACCGGACCGGCGACGCCTGGTGCATCTACCCGATGTACGACTTCGCGCACCCGCTGGAGGACGCCTGCGAGGGCGTCACGCACTCCATCTGCACGCTGGAGTTCGAGTCCAACCGCGAGCTGTACGACTGGGTGCTCGACCACACCGGCCCGTGGGACCCGCGGCCGCGCCAGTACGAGTTCGCGCGGCTCGCGCTCGGCTACACGGTGATGTCGAAGCGCAAGCTGCTGCGGCTGGTGAACGAGAAGCGCGTGTCGGGCTGGGACGACCCGCGCATGCCCACCGTGGCCGGGATGCGCCGGCGCGGGGTGACGCCGGAGGCGCTGCGCGACTTCGCGGACCTCATCGGCGTCGCCAAGAACAACAGCCTGGTGGACATCGGCAAGCTCGAGTTCGCGATCCGCGCCGACCTGGAGCGGCGCTCGCCGCGCGCCATGGCCGTCGTCCACCCGCTGGCGGTGTCGATCGAGAACTGGCCCGCCGGCAAGGTGGAGGAGCTCGACCTGCCCTGGTGGCCCGGCGAGCCGGAGCGCGGCGGCAGCCGCAAGGTGCCGTTCGGCGGGGAGCTGTTCATCGAGCGGGACGACTTCGCGCTCGACCCGCCCAAGGACTGGAAGCGGCTCGCGCCCGGGCGCGAGGTCCGCCTGGCCGGCGCCTACGTGATCCGCTGCGACGAGGTGGTCCGCGGCCCCGGCGGCGAGGTGCGCGCGCTGCGCTGCACCTACGATCCCGCCTCGGGGACCGGCGAGGGCGCCGCCCGGCGCGCGGGCGGCACGCTGCACTGGGTCCACGCCGGCCTGTCGGCCCCGGCCGAGGTCCGCATGTACGATCGGCTGTTCGCGGTCGAGCAGCCCGACGCGGAGGAGGACTTCCTCGCCGCGCTCAACCCCGGCTCCCTGTCGGTCGCGAAGGGCGCCCGCGTCGAGCCGGCGCTGCGCGACGCCCTGCCCGGCAGCCGGTACCAGTTCCTCCGCCAGGGCTACTTCTTCGCCGACCCGGTGGACTCCGTCCCCGGCGCCCCGGTGTGGAACCGGACCATCACGCTGAAGGACACCTGGAGCGCCCGGGCCCGCGAGGCCGCGCCCGCGCCCGCGCCCGCGCCCCGCCGCGCCCGCGAGCCGCGCCGCGAGGAGGCCGCCGCCGCGCCGGCCGCGCCCCGCCGCAGCCGTGCCGAGGCGCGGGCCGAGCTCCGCGCCGCGAACCCCGCGCTCGCCGCCCGGCACGCGCACTACCTGTCGGCGCTGCGGCTCCCCGCCGACGACGCCGACCTCCTCGCCGCCGATCCCGGCACCGCGGCCTACTTCGACGCAGCGGTCGCGGCCGGCGCGCGGCCGGCCACCGCCGCGAAGTGGCTGCTCAACGACCTCGCCGGCCTCGCCGGCGACCGCGCGCTCGCCGCCCTCCCGCTGGACGGCGCCGCGTTCGGGCGGTTCGCCGCGCTGGTGGACGCGGGCCGCCTCACCCCGGCCGCGGCGAAGACGCTGCTCGCCGAGCTCGCCGCCGGCGGCGGCGATCCCGAGGCGCGGATGCAGGCGCTCGGCCTGGAGCGCCGCGAGGACGCGGGCGCGCTCGAGGCCGCGCTGGAGCGGGCGCTCGCCGCGCACGCGGCCGAGGCCGCCCGCTACCGCGCCGGCGAGCAGAAGCTGCTCGGCGTGCTGCTCGGCGCGGTGATGCGCGAGGTCGGCGGCGCCGCCGACGCGGCCCAGGTCCGCGCGGCCCTCCAGAAGAAGCTCGGCTAG